One Aphelocoma coerulescens isolate FSJ_1873_10779 chromosome 4A, UR_Acoe_1.0, whole genome shotgun sequence DNA window includes the following coding sequences:
- the SYTL4 gene encoding synaptotagmin-like protein 4, whose amino-acid sequence MSEAVDLSFLSDVERDLILQVLQRDEELRKAEERRIRRLKNELLEIRRKGAKRGSQRYSERTCARCQQSLGRVSPKANTCRGCNHLVCRDCRSYSPNSSWRCKVCTKEAELKKTTGDWFYDQRVNRFANHLGSDMVRLSLRHRPTANKRETVGQTLLQKAQLSEPKSSAVRQPSPPAPREGSSLFPDASDPRDGKSDTESMENMSLDGYRPSPADVGGRRNSLERAIPGKQVAVPAGPASSSLTLPLRSKTAFSDGRDATVGTCSSTLVDEHEMIFKKNPRRVVRPADYTKSVIDLRPEDLVGEGGSLGDRSKSVPGLNTELEEEEEDIDNLVEIHRQRVARGSMRSGTSSSTLGSMVSIYSEAGDFGSVAVTGGISFSLSYEQKTQTLFIHVKECRQLAYGDEGRKRSNPYVKTYLLPDKSRQGKRKTTIKRNTINPLYNELLKYEINKSLLLARTLQFSVWHHDRFGRNTFLGEVEVPLDAWNFESHLEEFLPLHGKIGADAAGLHQYKGELVVSMKYIPSAKHPGAGNGRKGKTGDGGELQVWIKEAKNLTAAKSGGTSDSFVKGYLLPHKNKASKRKTPVVKKTLNPHYNHTFVYNGINPEDLQHICLELTVWDREPLSSNDFLGGVRLGVGNGMSNGQAVDWMDSTGEELNLWQKMCQYPGSWAEGTLQLRSTMAKLRP is encoded by the exons ATGTCGGAGGCTGTGGATCTGTCCTTCCTGTCGGACGTGGAGAGAGATCTGATCCTGCAGGTCCTGCAGCGCGACGAGGAGCTCCGCAaagcagaggagaggaggaTCAG GCGCCTGAAGAATGAGCTGCTGGAGATCCGGCGCAAGGGAGCCAAGCGGGGCAGCCAGCGCTACAGCGAGAGGACGTGTGCccgctgccagcagagcctgggccgCGTCAGCCCCAAGGCCAACACTTGCCGGGGCTGCAACCACTTGGTGTGTCGGGACTGCCGTTCCTACAGCCCCAATAGCTCCTGGCGCTGCAAAGTCTGCACCAAGGAGGC TGAGCTGAAGAAGACAACGGGCGACTGGTTCTATGACCAGAGGGTGAACCGCTTTGCCAACCACTTGGGCAGCGACATGGTACGGCTGTCCCTGCGGCACAGACCAACAG CCAACAAAAGAGAGACTGTGGGACAAACCCTCCTACAGAAAGCCCAGCTCAGTGAGCCTAAAAGCTCTGCAGTTCGGCAGCCCAGCCCCCCTGCACCCCGGGAGGGGTCCAG TTTGTTTCCAGATGCCTCAGACCCTCGGGATGGCAAAAGCGACACAGAGTCCATGGAAAACATGAGCCTGGATGGCTACAGACCTAGTCCTGCTGATGTGGGGGGCAG GAGGAACTCCCTGGAGAGAGCCATCCCTGGAAAACAGGTTGCTGtgccagcaggacctgcctcctccagcctgaccctcccTCTCCGCTCCAAAACCGCATTCTCTGATGGACGG GATGCCACCGTGgggacctgcagcagcaccttggtGGATGAGCATGAAATGATATTCAAGAAGAACCCCCGTCGGGTGGTGAGGCCCGCGG ACTACACCAAGTCGGTGATCGACCTGCGCCCTGAGGACCTTGTGGGGGAAGGTGGCTCTTTGGGGGACAGGAGCAAGTCAGTCCCTGGCCTCAACACGGAGCTG gaggaggaggaggaggacatcGATAACCTGGTGGAGATCCACCGCCAGCGGGTGGCCCGGGGCAGCATGCGCAGTGGCACCTCCTCA AGCACACTGGGCAGCATGGTCAGCATTTACAGTGAGGCTGGCGACTTCGGCAGCGTGGCTGTCACCGGGGGCATCTCCTTCTCCCTGAGCTACGAGCAGAAGACGCAGACCTTGTTCATTCACGTAAAGGAGTGTCGCCAGCTGGCCTATGGGGACGAGGGCAGGAAGCGCTCCAACCC CTATGTGAAGACCTACCTCCTGCCTGACAAATCCCGGCAGGGGAAACGCAAGACAACCATCAAACGCAATACCATCAACCCCCTGTACAACGAGCTGTTGAAG TATGAGATTAACAAGTCCCTCCTGCTTGCGAGGACGCTGCAGTTCTCAGTGTGGCACCACGATCGCTTTGGCCGCAACACGTTCCTGGGGGAGGTGGAGGTCCCACTGGATGCCTGGAACTTCGAGAGCCACCTGGAGGAGTTCCTACCCCTGCATGGCAAG ATTGGGGCAGATGCTGCTGGTCTCCACCAGTACAAGGGGGAGCTGGTTGTCTCCATGAAGTACATCCCATCTGCCAAGCAtcctggggctgggaatggcaggAAAG GTAAAACGGGGGACGGCGGTGAACTCCAGGTCTGGATCAAAGAAGCCAAAAACCTCACAGCTGCCAAGTCTGGGGGGACCTCAGACAGCTTTGTCAAGGG CTACCTCCTGCCACACAAAAACAAAGCCTCCAAGAGGAAGACGCCTGTGGTGAAGAAGACCCTGAACCCTCATTACAACCACACCTTTGTCTACAATGGTATCAACCCCGAGGACCTGCAGCACATCTGCCTGGAGCTGACGGTCTGGGACCGGGAGCCGCTGTCCAGCAACGACTTCCTCGGGGGTGTccggctgggggtgggcaatg GCATGAGCAACGGGCAGGCTGTGGACTGGATGGACTCCACGGGCGAGGAGCTGAACCTGTGGCAGAAGATGTGCCAGTATCCGGGCTcctgggcagaggggacacTCCAGCTCCGCTCCACCATGGCCAAGCTGAGGCCGTAG